The DNA window TGACTGTTGGGTTTGATTGACTGTTGGGTTTGATTGGCTGTTGGGTTTGATTGGCTGTTGGGTTTGATTGACTGTTGGGTTTGATTGGCTGTTGGGTTTGATTGGCTGTTGGGTTTGATTGACTGTTGGGTTTGATTGGCTGTTGGGTTTGATTGGCTGTTGGGTTTGATTGGCTGTTGGGTTTGATTGACTGTTGGGTTTGATTGGCTGTTGGGTTTGATTGGACCTGTATACCTTCTACTTGTTGCCTGTGATGACTTTGACAATGACCTTGTCCTCTTGGCCTATCCATGTCCACTCCTCCACCTGCACCTTGCCCTCTCCATGACatccaccccccctcccccccccctccccctctcatctccctcccccttccctcacctCCCATAGTGTCCTCTTCACCACAGGAGCGGTTACAGATTACACTGTGTGATAAGCTTCCTTTTTTTTCGAAACTCCTTGGGATCTCTGGGATTATCCAGGTGCTTATCCCCGAAGTCAGCTTTGGGAAGCCTGCTTTAGTCTCTCTTACGGCACAAGATTTGGCAACCTGTCAGCTCTGACTAATTAGCATCTAAACCGCGCCGGGCTGCCGGAGTGGGCTCACTTTTAACACCCTGTAtctacacacaaccacacacagacacaattagGAACACACAACCACATACAACCACACACGTGAATACACAGGCACacaaaaagacacacagacacataaagGTATtcactcgcacgcacacacacatgcacatgctcAGTTGATGAACTGTACTACCCGGAGTACCATATGTCTTCTCAGAACAGTCATTTGTATGGTCCATTATTCTGTACAGATTTGTTACTTTAAAGTTCTTTATTTACTAGTTCAAAAAGTTATCATTCAGTTTAAGCCTTTTCTCATCTGACAGAAATCAATGACACTTTGCTGGGTGagttttttgtttatttatttgaaaTTGTGCAAGATATATAAAATATTGCAATATCTTCATTGGTATATTTACAATTAATTTTCTTCATATACAGAATTCATCAAATACAATATACATGTATACTATCACAGTACAAATCTGGTGTATTGCATTTCAATCAAAAATTGTGCAATATTGTACTTTGGTGCTTTGGTACTCTTATTTGTGCCAGCCAGCCACAGATTTCACAATCATACTCAATACATCTCTCTCAGCCACCTGTCATATAAAGAACAGACCAACATCCAACATGCATCCAATTCTATGTGGTGCTATTGAACCGAAGCGTGGATGGGTGTCGTCTGGTCTGCAGGCTGGCCCAGCTCCAATAGATCCTGGCTGAGACGTAGGACAGAGGGTGGGCTGCGGAGAGAGGGTGGGCTGGGGGACAGCACCAGCACCACACCCCCCTGGGCCTATGGAGGGGGTAATAGGGTGTGTGCAGGGCGTAGGGGAGCTGTCCTGTTACTCTGCGGATCCGGCGGCGAACCCGGCGGCGATGGTAGTTTCCATTGGAGAAGTCCTGGAAGTTAGTAGGGTGGATGGCCCAGAAATGGCCTTTACCATTGTCACTCCGACCAGCCTTCACAAAGCACTCGTTCAGGGACAGGTTGTGTCTGACGCTGTTCCTCCAGTTCTTATCCTGTAGGACAACAATAAAGTTCACATATGAGACATGAAGTATAAAGTTGAGTAGTGAAAGAAGTGTTGTATGTGGCCCTGGAACAGAAAGTATCTTAATTTATTAGAAACGAATAATCGTTTTCCCTCACAGCTGAATCCCCAGTATATACATTGATACACTGTACCGAGAATATGGCAATTTGCTCTTGCTTTCATTTCATTGGTGCCAAGTTCATGTGAAGGGTCCATGGTGACCTTTGGTCAATGACGTTTCAGTTGGCTGCCAGACGAAACCATCATGTTCACTTTGTCAAACTCCCCCAATCATGAGGTAAACTTGCTGTTACACCTGTTAAAGACCTAGTTTTAGTTTTTAGCCTGTTGCGGCTATCAACAGGTTTACCTATAGCCTTGAGATGACTCAGTTAGACCTTCCATGCAACAACAGCATCAGCCGAGCCAGGGTCCTGCATGCAGCAATTATACTCATTACTGAGTCAGACCACTGTATTTCTACAGCTTACAATAGGAATATAGTGAACATTTAAAATGATAGATAAACTTTTCTCAAACTCTTTATTTTCAGATGCTGCCTTATGACTGCAGTGGAGGAAGTGCGTAATGTCCCAGTATAGTACTTTAAGTTTTGGAAACTTTCCACACACTAATCATTGCTTGACCAAAGAACTTTGCAAAGGTCTACTGTTATTCAGTTAAATTGATACGAATATCAGTAATTGGCTATTGGCTATACAGGGTTGGCAATGTCAATTCAATTCACTCCATATATTAAATTAATTGAAATTGCATTTcaatcatttaaaaaatctgcTTTCTAAATAAATGGAACTCTTTTAAATTATTGAATTGGAATGTACTGTATCTCCTGAATTGAAATTAAACTGGCCCCAACCCTAATTCAGACAAATTCTCAACTTGAAATGAACCCTGAAATGAATCACTTGAACATACCTTGCTCTTGAAGTAGGGGTAGTTATCCATGATCCACTGGTAGATGTCACACAGCAAGAGCTTCTTCTCCTCTGAAGCAAGTATGGCCATGGAGATAAGGGAGATGTAGGACTGAGAAGGCTTGTCCTGTGGGCTGTCTGTAGTGGTTTCCTCTTCATCTTTCCCCCCTttgatctcctcctcctcctcttcattctcctcctctgacccctcttctccctctggcCCCTTCTCAGGGCTCCCAGGTTTGATAATTTTCCTCACTGAGAGGATGTCAGGACTCTGGCCCTCCAGTAGGCTATGAGGGGTCTGCTCCACTGCGGGAATATTTTGCTCTTCTCTCATACACTTACTGTCCTTGTTGTACAGCAGGTAGTCTATGGTGAAGCGTATTCCCAAGCGCTCCCGGTCATTGTTGCAGCTGCTTCTGTCCTCCATGGTTCTTCTTAGACTTTTAAGGCAGTTACTAATACTTTCGATGTAGATATATAACCACCACAAAAGGCAATCCTCAGATTCTTTCACAGGTGTTTTTGTTTCTTAATTTCAAGATGCTGGTCTAGGACACTGCTGTGCTCTCCATCAGGTAGGATGCCTCTCTTCAATGTCCTTTGGGCGAAGTAAGTTAAGTCTCTGGTCACAAGATCAAGTTAGTACAATTAAAAGGGATCCTCCCAACGTACTCTAATTGTTTGGTGACTCAAACTCAATGTGATGCCAAAGCTTGAATAAGTTTATAAAAATCTAATTTGTTAGACCAAATAGATAGGTTAGAGAAAAAAACAGTATATTTTTACAATCTATGCAGTGCTCAACTGTATCTTGTGTACACTAGATCAGAATGGATCACAGTTGTGAAGGTACCACTATTTAAATGTCCGTGAATTTATCCTTCACAGTGAGGGGCAATAGAGACAGGAGAAGCAGAGGTAGGGGGTCTAATCGAAGCAGATTAATTTTATTAACCACAGCAAATCTTTGTAATTACGGGAGATTAAACACTCTGATTTAGTAGGACATGGTGTTCAGAGGGTGCTTCAGCAGCACCAAAAGGCATTTAAACAGCGTTATCCCTACTTAAATGGTTTTCGAACAGAGGATGCGCTGCATAGTGCGCATCATTAGAGTTAGGCTTACTGTAAGCCTTTCTGTTATAAAACATTAAATAATTTATCATAAATGATATGCTAAAATCCAACTCCTTTGGCACAATGACAATAGCCAAGAGGCTAGACATAATAACTCAAACTACACTGCTTGAGTTTATCTACTTGATCTAAATTCAATAATTTGGTGGCAGATGTTGAGTGCCAAATCAAGAGCAGAACTATCTCAACTTCATTATTTTACGAATATTCGACTATTTCTCGCATAGGTCTTGTCACAGTTGCTAGGTTCCAAACGGAACATGAAATATTTAATTGTTCTATGTAAAAAGCTTTAATGCTGCTGACTATTTGTAACTATTATAACACTAAAAAAGTGTTGCACTTG is part of the Oncorhynchus keta strain PuntledgeMale-10-30-2019 chromosome 26, Oket_V2, whole genome shotgun sequence genome and encodes:
- the LOC118358736 gene encoding forkhead box protein G1-like codes for the protein MEDRSSCNNDRERLGIRFTIDYLLYNKDSKCMREEQNIPAVEQTPHSLLEGQSPDILSVRKIIKPGSPEKGPEGEEGSEEENEEEEEEIKGGKDEEETTTDSPQDKPSQSYISLISMAILASEEKKLLLCDIYQWIMDNYPYFKSKDKNWRNSVRHNLSLNECFVKAGRSDNGKGHFWAIHPTNFQDFSNGNYHRRRVRRRIRRVTGQLPYALHTPYYPLHRPRGVWCWCCPPAHPLSAAHPLSYVSARIYWSWASLQTRRHPSTLRFNSTT